The Clostridium sp. AWRP genome has a window encoding:
- a CDS encoding UvrD-helicase domain-containing protein — MYRDDLKKELEKEVEFNLEREKLKEVLKEIEVQILEYIDIRKKVIDYILKLREKNLEQYEDDEDKVIEYFNHEMYEKEEQYRLVNKSIKELTILSNSPYFGKVRFKDNYGEEEIYIGRFGVTGRKSYEPIVIDWRSPVSALFYAGKLGAVKYTSPMGEVETEVLSKRQFIIKKSNLVGMFDSSIDVKDEILQMVLSKNAGEKLKDIVMTIQKEQDNLIRQPRTGAIVVNGVAGSGKTTIALHRVAYLLYNYRKVLQGKVLILGPNSIFIDYISLVLPSLGEEKVTQITFREFAEDMLNVPYIMDFKDYMEKVLSHQKDFSEEIKYKGSLQYVQDIDDFIGGLEKDCFKIEDVYFYDKLIISGEDIDKMFNYYFKDMPLFKRSARIKRVIYSKVRDERNRLIISIQKEYENKVKSLTENELNDCGNELEYKRRNDIRDVVKEVINIKKNKLIWLKNPDVITLYNDFNGNKLLIYDDLAPILYLKIKLEGLRYRDEVRHIVIDEAQDYSPLQFRVIYELTRCRSFTIVGDTNQKIIFSKEIPAVEKLESILPDLEIKRFSLNKSYRSTNEIIDYANKYLDGDKTVPLVRSGKKVVEKRADNSKELVDKILDNVVKLKERGYESIAIICRDLKDTEAIGNLIKARIHINVLDREDMIYSSGEVVLPSYFAKGLEFDAVIMIDTCEKNENTLKYIMATRALHELYVYKTSSIN, encoded by the coding sequence ATGTATAGAGACGATTTAAAAAAGGAATTGGAGAAAGAAGTCGAGTTCAATCTTGAAAGGGAAAAATTAAAAGAAGTCTTAAAGGAAATTGAGGTACAAATTTTAGAATACATTGATATTAGAAAAAAAGTAATAGACTATATTTTAAAGCTAAGAGAAAAAAATTTGGAACAGTACGAAGATGATGAAGATAAGGTTATAGAATATTTTAACCATGAAATGTACGAAAAAGAAGAACAGTATAGGCTAGTAAATAAAAGCATAAAAGAACTTACTATACTGAGCAATTCACCTTATTTTGGAAAGGTAAGGTTTAAGGATAATTATGGAGAGGAAGAAATATACATAGGTAGATTTGGTGTGACAGGAAGGAAAAGTTACGAACCTATTGTAATTGACTGGAGATCACCTGTATCTGCTTTGTTTTATGCAGGTAAACTGGGAGCTGTAAAATATACATCTCCTATGGGAGAAGTAGAAACAGAAGTGCTTTCTAAGAGACAATTTATTATAAAAAAATCTAATCTAGTAGGTATGTTTGATTCCAGCATAGATGTAAAAGATGAAATCCTGCAAATGGTACTTAGCAAAAATGCTGGTGAAAAGTTAAAAGATATTGTAATGACTATACAAAAAGAACAGGATAATTTAATAAGACAGCCTAGAACAGGAGCTATTGTGGTAAATGGAGTAGCAGGAAGTGGAAAAACTACTATAGCACTGCATCGAGTAGCTTACTTATTATACAATTATAGAAAGGTTCTTCAAGGAAAGGTACTGATATTAGGTCCTAATAGCATATTTATAGATTATATTTCACTTGTACTTCCAAGTTTAGGAGAGGAAAAGGTTACTCAAATTACTTTCAGAGAATTTGCAGAGGATATGCTAAATGTGCCTTATATAATGGATTTTAAGGATTATATGGAAAAAGTATTAAGTCACCAAAAAGATTTTTCTGAAGAAATTAAGTATAAGGGTTCTTTACAATATGTGCAGGATATAGATGATTTTATTGGCGGCTTGGAAAAAGATTGTTTTAAGATAGAGGATGTGTATTTTTACGATAAACTTATAATATCTGGAGAAGACATAGATAAGATGTTTAATTATTATTTTAAGGATATGCCTCTGTTTAAGAGAAGTGCCAGGATAAAAAGAGTCATATACTCAAAAGTAAGGGATGAAAGAAACAGGCTAATAATATCTATACAAAAAGAATATGAGAATAAGGTGAAGAGTCTAACGGAAAATGAACTAAATGATTGTGGAAATGAGCTGGAGTATAAAAGACGAAATGATATAAGAGATGTAGTAAAAGAAGTAATTAATATCAAAAAAAATAAGTTAATCTGGCTTAAAAATCCTGATGTAATTACATTATACAATGATTTTAATGGAAATAAACTGCTGATTTATGATGACTTAGCTCCTATTTTATATTTAAAAATAAAGTTGGAAGGGTTAAGATATAGAGATGAAGTAAGACATATAGTGATAGATGAAGCGCAAGATTATTCTCCGCTGCAGTTTCGGGTTATTTATGAACTTACAAGGTGCAGATCTTTTACTATAGTAGGAGATACCAATCAGAAAATTATATTTTCAAAAGAGATACCTGCCGTGGAGAAATTGGAAAGCATACTTCCGGATTTAGAGATAAAGCGTTTTTCATTAAATAAAAGCTATAGATCCACAAATGAAATAATTGATTATGCAAATAAATATCTAGATGGGGATAAAACCGTACCTCTAGTTAGAAGTGGAAAAAAAGTTGTGGAAAAAAGGGCAGATAATTCCAAAGAACTTGTGGACAAAATACTCGATAATGTTGTAAAATTAAAAGAAAGAGGTTATGAAAGTATAGCCATAATTTGCAGGGATTTAAAAGACACAGAAGCTATAGGTAATTTAATAAAAGCAAGAATTCATATAAATGTGCTCGATAGAGAAGATATGATTTATTCCAGCGGTGAAGTTGTACTTCCAAGTTATTTTGCCAAAGGTTTAGAATTTGATGCAGTTATAATGATAGATACCTGTGAAAAAAATGAAAATACATTAAAATATATAATGGCTACAAGGGCACTGCATGAATTATATGTGTATAAGACTTCCTCGATTAATTAA
- the hydE gene encoding [FeFe] hydrogenase H-cluster radical SAM maturase HydE → MGDKLLESIEKAELNHTLDKSEIVELFNSKEHDEELFKAADRVRKKYVGDEVHLRGLIEFSNICKRNCMYCGLRRDNKNIKRYRIEPDKIIELAKKAVGYGYKTVVLQSGEDDYYTVDKLKYIISNIKKMDIAVTLSIGEKTFEEYKAFKEAGADRYLIRIETTDPELYAKMDPGMSYENRKRCLKDLGKLGYEVGTGCLIGLPGQTFESLAEDILFFKEIDADMVGVGPFIPNADTPLRDEKGGTFINALKVMAISRLIMPDINLPGTTAMETLNPRGRTIALQSGANVVMPNVTEGVYRKLYALYPGKICTGDTPAQCRDCITGKIITIGRVISGSKGFRVKK, encoded by the coding sequence ATGGGGGATAAATTACTAGAATCAATTGAAAAAGCTGAATTAAATCATACACTTGATAAAAGTGAAATAGTTGAATTATTTAACAGTAAAGAGCATGATGAAGAACTTTTTAAAGCGGCAGACAGAGTAAGAAAAAAATATGTAGGGGATGAAGTGCATTTAAGAGGACTTATAGAATTTTCTAATATATGCAAAAGAAATTGCATGTACTGCGGACTTAGACGTGATAATAAAAATATTAAAAGGTATAGAATAGAGCCGGATAAAATAATTGAATTAGCAAAAAAAGCAGTAGGGTACGGCTACAAAACAGTTGTTTTGCAGTCTGGAGAAGACGATTACTATACGGTAGATAAGCTAAAATACATAATATCAAATATAAAAAAAATGGACATAGCTGTAACTCTCAGTATAGGTGAAAAAACTTTTGAAGAATATAAAGCTTTTAAAGAAGCTGGAGCAGATAGATATTTAATAAGGATAGAAACTACGGATCCGGAATTGTATGCAAAAATGGACCCCGGGATGAGTTATGAAAATAGAAAGCGCTGCTTGAAAGATCTTGGAAAGTTAGGATATGAAGTTGGTACAGGATGTCTTATAGGTCTTCCTGGACAAACTTTTGAGTCGCTTGCAGAGGATATATTATTTTTTAAAGAAATAGACGCAGATATGGTAGGAGTAGGGCCTTTTATTCCAAATGCAGATACACCTTTAAGAGATGAAAAAGGTGGAACGTTCATAAATGCTCTTAAAGTTATGGCTATAAGCAGACTGATTATGCCGGATATTAATCTTCCCGGTACAACAGCTATGGAAACTTTAAATCCAAGAGGAAGAACTATAGCTCTTCAGAGTGGTGCTAATGTAGTTATGCCAAATGTAACGGAAGGTGTGTATAGGAAACTTTATGCACTCTATCCAGGTAAAATTTGCACAGGTGATACTCCTGCCCAATGTAGGGATTGTATAACTGGTAAAATAATTACCATAGGAAGGGTCATATCTGGTTCTAAAGGATTTAGAGTAAAAAAATAG